TTAAGGTGTCTTGGCATGCTTGGACGGGTACATGAATATTGCCCTAGAACAGACTGAAGAGTATGTTAATGGGCagcttaaaaacaaatttggtgatgCTTTTATACGAGGGAACAATGTACTATACATCAGCACTCAAAAGAAAAGATATTGAAACTCCATATTACATCAGGCTTGAAATATAAGACTGGATCGTTTTGTTGAAATACCCAattattttgttgctttttcATTCTAGTTTCATTTACTTGGACTCGAGTCTCGATTTTACAGATGATGTGAAATCTAATCAAGAATAATTGTGTATATGAGACAAGTTCTGTTGACACAGCTTAACGTTAATATAAGTTACTTCAAAtaggaattaaattttacctaCAGTAATATTCCCTTACCTTTTTTAGCCTACAATTCATCttcaataaaatcaataaagtttagattaaattaaaataaaaactattaaaagcCCACCACCGCAGACTCTGAAtatgttaacaaaaaattcataagaGTAACAAGAGcgttaaaaaagttgtttgtacataaaattaaaaaaaaagactgaatattaaattatgaagaaagcaattacaaatttaaaatttataaaaggattctacaaaaaattgtatttttttggtgGCACCCTCTAGGCGTGATTAGTCAAACTGAATATTGTGTGATTTCTGCTTCAGATAGCGTCCCATATGGTTTATAGCTGGCGCcacaactaaaaataacaatatgatGAACGCCTAAGTAACTACGTACGTTATAAACCATACCTTCCATTCGTGTATATTTTAGATGAATCCAATAAAGTAACACATTTGGAATGTTTTAAGCTTAACTCTTTCTCAATGCAATACATGTGTAGGTATATATAAACCAGaatgaaattatataaaaggaaaataatttttttgctttgtgTTGATGATTAACGTTGGAACCAGGGGCTCAGCTAGAGTCTGCGACAGTTTTCCTTCGCCTGAGACTAGGGAAAACGGTTCATCTGCACCTTACTGTCAAAACTTACCGGAATTCGACTGAAAACTCCGGCTAAGCCTCCAAATTATAAGCAGCCGTCCGGTATTTTTCACTCTTCAAATTGGCGTAGAGTTGCACATTTTGGAGAATTTCTTCTAATCCGACACAAACATATCAGAATTTGAACAGGGAACATAGGTAACACCCGTCAGCAATCATCTCTAAAACAAGAACAACCGTtccttttacaaatttatttcaataataagaCAATAGATGCTATAAAACAGACAGTTATTAATTCAAATGAAATCCTTTCTCTTTTGTTGCCGCGAGCAGTCGGTCTTTAAGTATCTCTTCGGTGGGATAATCCGGGAGTTTCAAATAGTGTACGCAAGTGTTAACTGAGGGGTACGAGCCCTCCCCTGCGTCCACTTTACGCACTATAGTAAGGCGTGGATATAAATTCGCTAAGCCCCCCGGCGGCAATGAGCTGCAGCCGGTGGTGAATTGCAGGAAGGCCTTGCGTTCTTCGGGTGTCATATCAACTAAAACGTTGACGAATCTCTGGAAGCCGGGactgaaatttgtttaaaatttagaaatgtgtttattttttcgactGATTAATAACCCGGTGAACCAAAAAATTCCTGGTGGTCAAGAGTATGTATAGAGTGGTTTTgttcagttattttttaacactaTGACATAACACTATGAATATTCTAATAGTTTTATTGATATTACAGGCTGGATACACAATCTTTTTgcaatgacatattttttggaCGGACTACCGCTGCCTATGATCGCAGTGATATAACCCAATTTGTAATCTTCCCACATCAGCACTTTTGACCAGGAATCATTTGATATGTATATATACGTCTAAAAAAAGCACGTTCACCTGTCTTTCGTATATCCTAACTTTGGTTCGGTATAATTCAACAAATCTTCTTTGGTCCATTCCGGGTTTTGGTTGCCGCACAACATGACGGACATTTCATCGGGACTGAAAGCCGCCAACTTTTCGATTTGAAACACCTTGGAGAAGCCCTTGTGGAACGCCTGCAGTTGCCTAGCGAGGCCGTGTTCCAGACAGAAATCGTACGTTAAGTCTGCATATTCCTCCACGTTGTCAATGGTGACCTCCGTATCGGCCCCGTTCGGCACCAGATTCACGCTATCAAAACCGTATATTTCCGAACTGGGCGAGTAAGTGAACGTCAAAGCCAGATCTGACAATGAAACCGGTCCGGACGAGTGCTGCAGAGACAGATTCTGAATCTGGTGCGCTTTGGTCTCGGCCGATAAACTGTGATCCTGCATAATCTTTTGTTTCTCTCTCGCCAGCTGCTTGAGTTGCTTCAAGAAAACGGCCCTCACCGGGTCGATGTCGTATAAGTCGTCCTCGTTAAGGAGGTTACTGTACCACAGCTCAGAATCCTCGACGCAAATCTTGGGTGGGTCGAGTTCCAGTTCCTTTTCGCTTTCTTCAGAGATGTAACTGGAGGTCATTATATCTTCGTCAGGGACCTTTTTCAGGCCCACGAGACCGATCCGCTCGTTGACGGTATTTTGGACCTCGCCGTGGCACATCAGTTTTAAGAAACCTTTGCTCAacggaaggtcaacaagacgATTGTCCTGCAGTACCTTCGCCAGAAACACGCCCAAGAACAGGAAGTATTTCTCGGCCTTATCACAGACTTCGGAATTTTGTGGCAAAGGGGCCGGGAATAAGCCACACTGCCGGCGAACGTAGAAACCAGGTGGTTTCATGCCTTCACCCAAATCGATGGGACCTGAATCGTTGTTCAATTCGTCATCGCAGATCCACATGCATAAATCGCGTTTTTGCAGTTCTGCCGCCACCAAGGCATAAAACTCAAGGGTCGGACCCAAGCCTGTGCCCTCCTCACCCACGAATTCCACCTGAAAAATAAGCAGGTCCTCAGCAGCTTAAAAACGATGGGTGTAAAGCAATTACATTATTGacggtttttgaaacaaatggAACAGTTCCTTTTAGTTAAAATGGTAGTTGCCTCTACGCTATACATACAGTAAATTTCAGCGAACTAGGCATATGAAGGAGTGTCTGTTTCTGCACATTTCGATTCATAGTATAcaaaattcgaataaaatgTGATAGAAATCATTTGTGGTACTATTCGCTTGATGCGAAAGCCAGGCGGAGCTCTGCAACGTTGCCGGCTCGCTTTTAAACGGCTGGGCGTTTGATTGATGATATCGACAAACCAATGTATTAAACGAATCGAAATGCGCAGAAACAAACCCTCCTTCATATGCCTAGTTCGCTGGGATTTACTGTAAACGTTTTATAACATACATACCTCGAGTATCGACTTCTTTTCTGCGTGCACCTTCATCACTTCCATGGCCCAATCGAGTAAATCATCCCCTCGTGGCACCTTTACCCTTTCATGCTTCAATCTGCCCACTCGGAATTCGTGCGGATCGTCTCTCCTGGGGGACAAACCCGGGGCTCTTTGTCTCTCTATGCTTACGTCCCTTTGCGTTTGTAGCCACACGATGCTCCTCGAAGCTCCGAAAGCCGTGCAGTTAAAGTAAAGCTGCCTCGTTTCGAAGGGGAACAGAAACGGACAAGACTGGTTCAGTTCCTCGCACCAAGTGGGCAAACTATCGCTGGACAGCACCAGGGGGTCTTGAATTTGCTAAAATATTTAGTATATTTAATGATAGATAATTACAGTCATCACATTAAGGTTTACTCATTATACGCCACACGTCTGCCTGCAtattatgaaatgtttttccacTCACCTGTAGCAATttattggtgagttttttactGGAATACAGCTCAGCACCAATGTCAGCATATTCCATGGATCGCTCCAGTGCGTCGCCGTTGGATGTGGTGATAACAAAGAGGTGACGCAAGAGATGCAAAACGTCCTCCACTGTACAACTGGACACGGAGGGAGTTCCAGGCACAGGAGTAGATGGCGAAAGTGAATTTCCCGCTATCGAACTGGCTCTAGCGTGAGCCACCTTTCTCGTGATGGGCGTCGCGCGACCTTCTTCAGAATCATTCGAGccattttccttaatttctttatataCAATCCTGTTGTCCACGCATTGAAGATTATATGTTAACAACGAACTAACCAGAAATATTGCTACTCACATATAGGTGGGCTCCCACAATCTGCGCAAC
This portion of the Euwallacea fornicatus isolate EFF26 chromosome 4, ASM4011564v1, whole genome shotgun sequence genome encodes:
- the LOC136351012 gene encoding U6 snRNA-associated Sm-like protein LSm6 gives rise to the protein MSRKEALSTFIQQIHQRPVVVKLNSGMDYRGVLACLDGYMNIALEQTEEYVNGQLKNKFGDAFIRGNNVLYISTQKKRY